The Microbacterium sp. KUDC0406 genome includes a window with the following:
- a CDS encoding VOC family protein, which produces MTKVFVNLPTTDLERAKAFYTALGCTISPEFTDENAACIVWSDDIYFMVLRREFFATFTDKPIADPNEVAQVSVAFSRDSREEVDEILARGLAAGGAEPKPAQDYGFMYSRDLDDPDGNSLGFLYMEPAAVEQGPDAYLASQADAPA; this is translated from the coding sequence ATGACCAAGGTCTTCGTCAACCTGCCCACCACCGACCTGGAGCGCGCCAAGGCGTTCTACACGGCGCTGGGCTGCACCATCAGCCCCGAGTTCACCGACGAGAACGCCGCCTGCATTGTGTGGAGCGACGACATCTACTTCATGGTGCTCAGGCGCGAGTTCTTCGCGACGTTCACGGACAAGCCCATCGCAGACCCGAACGAGGTCGCTCAGGTCTCGGTCGCCTTCAGCCGAGACTCCCGAGAAGAGGTCGACGAGATCCTCGCCAGGGGTCTGGCCGCCGGCGGTGCCGAGCCCAAGCCCGCGCAGGACTACGGCTTCATGTACTCTCGCGACCTCGACGACCCCGACGGCAACTCGCTGGGCTTCCTCTACATGGAGCCCGCCGCCGTCGAGCAGGGTCCCGACGCGTACCTGGCCTCGCAGGCCGACGCGCCGGCCTGA
- a CDS encoding sensor histidine kinase, which translates to MSFTRTPSERELRGDLLLAGVLFVGGILSAALSTIAGIYGDAQAEPWTALPYVLIVTAPLALRRRRPAAVAIVVSLAYFIAVTLRIPEMYVGNIAMFIGLYTVGAWMNDRRRALFVRVGIILGMFVWLIIVMYRDAIQEAEKADVAAGLFSSYVAMMMLNLLINVLYFGGAYYFGERSWLAAQERDTLARRTAELEAEREVSAAQAVALDRVRIARELHDVVAHHISVMGVQAGAARLVIDQDPQQAKHLLGGIEEASRAAIGDFRQLLETLRAPGGESDEPASTHTLDDIAQLVSSSADAGLPTAYTVVGDPAPVPGMVAVNLYRIAQEALTNARRHAGAGATADVRVRYEPDAVELEVVNTGRVIAALRPGLGQLGMRERAHASGGTIELTPRPQGGFRVRASVPLHVLEGAR; encoded by the coding sequence ATGTCGTTCACCCGAACCCCCTCCGAGCGCGAGCTGCGCGGCGATCTGCTGCTCGCGGGCGTGCTCTTCGTCGGCGGCATCCTGAGCGCGGCACTGAGCACGATCGCCGGGATCTACGGAGACGCCCAGGCCGAGCCGTGGACCGCGCTCCCCTACGTGCTGATCGTCACCGCGCCGCTCGCCCTGCGGCGCCGGCGCCCTGCCGCAGTCGCGATCGTCGTCTCGCTGGCCTACTTCATCGCCGTCACGCTGCGCATCCCTGAGATGTACGTCGGCAACATCGCGATGTTCATCGGGCTGTACACGGTGGGCGCGTGGATGAACGACCGGCGACGCGCCCTGTTCGTGCGGGTCGGCATCATCCTCGGCATGTTCGTCTGGCTGATCATCGTGATGTACCGCGACGCCATCCAGGAGGCCGAGAAGGCGGACGTCGCGGCCGGCCTGTTCTCGTCGTACGTGGCGATGATGATGCTGAACCTGCTCATCAACGTGCTGTACTTCGGCGGCGCCTACTACTTCGGCGAGCGCTCCTGGCTCGCCGCGCAGGAGCGCGACACGCTGGCGCGCCGCACGGCGGAGCTCGAGGCCGAGCGCGAGGTGTCCGCCGCGCAGGCCGTGGCCCTGGACCGGGTGCGCATCGCCCGCGAGCTGCACGACGTGGTCGCCCACCACATCTCGGTGATGGGCGTGCAGGCCGGAGCCGCCCGGCTGGTCATCGATCAGGACCCGCAGCAGGCGAAGCACCTGCTGGGCGGCATCGAGGAGGCGTCCCGCGCGGCGATCGGCGACTTCCGGCAGCTGCTCGAGACGCTGCGCGCGCCCGGCGGAGAGTCCGACGAACCCGCGTCCACCCACACGCTGGACGACATCGCACAGCTCGTCTCATCGTCGGCGGATGCCGGACTGCCTACCGCGTACACCGTTGTCGGCGATCCTGCTCCGGTGCCGGGCATGGTGGCGGTGAACCTGTACCGCATCGCCCAGGAGGCGCTCACGAACGCGCGCCGGCACGCCGGCGCCGGGGCCACCGCCGATGTGCGGGTGCGATACGAGCCGGATGCCGTCGAGCTCGAGGTCGTGAACACCGGGCGAGTGATCGCCGCTCTCCGCCCGGGCCTCGGCCAGCTCGGCATGCGGGAGCGCGCTCACGCCTCGGGCGGCACGATCGAGCTCACACCTCGCCCGCAGGGCGGCTTCCGGGTGCGGGCGTCCGTTCCGCTGCACGTCCTGGAGGGAGCCCGATGA